In Halichondria panicea chromosome 17, odHalPani1.1, whole genome shotgun sequence, a single window of DNA contains:
- the LOC135351087 gene encoding histamine H2 receptor-like, giving the protein MLSMSLLNVSDESDNLSRTCEESRLYGLEYSNRNLETVLRYILIGFLGLQLPIALILNAFMIFLILKFRHLRNITFFLALQLLLIDLLYTVFSTPITIISAASGKWVMGLPFCSLTGFLLTIDWQMRSILMFVIVCDRFCTVFMPFKYPRIRRKVIIPLNISAVLVTVITALIPVALDCTDFNRIAWYCTPQNGCKNPDACQLVLIVLGPLSNVIGSYVPLVMYIIMFIKARKTQNQISSGTLESEEFLIRKKKERKANVTFLLLFLALFGVTAVPFLFYITSGPFIGEQTLDAYILPRYIFRLVFSLLPIVDPIAIMRNQEVRKALKLLRNMFK; this is encoded by the coding sequence ATGCTTAGCATGAGCCTATTGAATGTGTCTGATGAATCTGACAACTTGTCCAGGACATGCGAAGAATCAAGGTTATATGGATTGGAGTATTCTAATAGGAATTTGGAAACTGTTTTACGTTATATACTGATTGGATTCCTTGGTCTACAGCTACCAATCGCTCTAATTCTCAATGCATTTATGATATTTCTGATCCTAAAGTTCAGGCATCTTCGTAACATAACATTCTTCCTTGCACTGCAACTACTATTAATTGATTTGCTGTACACCGTTTTCAGTACACCAATCACGATTATCAGTGCTGCTTCAGGAAAATGGGTTATGGGTTTACCATTTTGCAGTCTTACTGGTTTTTTACTAACAATTGATTGGCAAATGAGGAGCATACTTATGTTCGTTATTGTTTGTGATCGCTTTTGCACAGTTTTCATGCCTTTCAAGTATCCACGAATTCGTCGAAAAGTGATCATACCGCTTAACATTAGTGCTGTACTAGTAACAGTCATTACTGCCTTGATACCTGTAGCACTAGACTGTACGGACTTTAATCGGATTGCTTGGTACTGCACACCTCAGAACGGATGTAAAAATCCTGACGCTTGTCAATTAGTCTTGATAGTACTTGGACCACTTTCCAATGTGATTGGAAGCTATGTTCCGTTAGTGatgtacattattatgttCATCAAAGCTAGAAAAACACAGAATCAAATTTCAAGTGGGACTTTGGAGTCGGAAGAGTTCTTGATCAGGAAAAAAAAGGAGAGAAAAGCAAACGTAACTTTCTTGCTTTTGTTTCTCGCATTGTTTGGGGTGACGGCTGTACCATTTCTTTTCTATATCACTTCTGGTCCATTTATTGGGGAGCAAACTTTAGATGCTTATATATTGCCGAGGTATATCTTTCGACTGGTGTTCTCTCTCCTCCCAATTGTCGATCCTATTGCTATCATGAGAAACCAAGAAGTGAGGAAAGCATTGAAGCTTCTGAGAAATATGTTCAAATAA